A window of Chitinophaga sp. MM2321 contains these coding sequences:
- a CDS encoding FecR domain-containing protein has protein sequence MTEKSERISELIFRFLNEELLPAEAQELEEWLQADLQNRQYFLSLVEPDSLREGIQQAYTLESSRISVQERILKTIAEEAVPKRIPVRRMVFHPYGWWAAAAVIAVLLSVGLFFWPQRTHIPQQGQSHVPVADVLPASNKAVLTLADGATVTLDSTGQQVIRQGNTAIRQNNGQLEYAPQGGEAVVSYNVLTTPRGGQFAITLPDGSKVWLNSASSLRYPTAFKGKDRVVELKGQGYFEIAANASQPFIVKIPGRQNLQGEVHDLEVQVLGTSFDIMAYPDETAVNTTLLDGAVKVRKGAVAQVLQPGQQAVLNDKDTNIAVSLVDVSKVVAWKNGFFVFNNMNLPAILREISRWYDVEIVYNAPPNGRLYGGGISRKKSLSGILRFLEAGGTNHFRIEGRQVIVMP, from the coding sequence ATGACAGAAAAATCGGAGCGAATAAGCGAACTGATATTCCGCTTCCTCAATGAGGAGCTTTTGCCGGCAGAAGCGCAGGAGCTGGAAGAATGGCTGCAGGCGGATCTGCAAAACAGGCAATACTTTCTCTCGTTGGTGGAACCGGACAGCCTCCGGGAGGGTATTCAGCAGGCGTATACGTTGGAATCATCGCGTATTTCCGTGCAGGAACGGATATTGAAGACGATTGCGGAGGAAGCTGTACCCAAAAGGATACCGGTCCGCCGGATGGTTTTCCATCCTTACGGCTGGTGGGCTGCTGCTGCGGTGATCGCGGTATTGCTTTCTGTAGGATTATTCTTCTGGCCACAACGTACACATATCCCGCAACAGGGGCAAAGTCATGTGCCGGTCGCAGACGTGCTCCCTGCCAGCAACAAGGCGGTACTCACATTAGCAGACGGTGCTACCGTTACCCTGGATAGCACAGGGCAGCAGGTGATCAGGCAGGGCAATACTGCTATTCGTCAAAATAACGGGCAATTGGAATATGCGCCCCAGGGAGGGGAAGCTGTTGTTAGTTATAATGTGCTGACCACCCCCCGTGGCGGCCAGTTTGCCATCACACTGCCTGATGGTAGTAAAGTATGGCTTAATTCTGCCTCTTCGTTAAGATATCCCACTGCCTTTAAGGGGAAGGATAGAGTGGTGGAGTTAAAGGGACAAGGATACTTTGAAATTGCAGCGAATGCCAGCCAGCCATTTATTGTAAAGATTCCCGGCCGGCAAAACCTCCAGGGGGAAGTACATGACCTGGAAGTACAGGTACTGGGAACAAGCTTTGATATCATGGCATATCCGGATGAAACAGCCGTCAATACCACCTTGCTGGATGGTGCGGTGAAAGTCAGGAAGGGAGCAGTAGCTCAAGTGCTGCAACCGGGCCAGCAGGCTGTTTTGAATGATAAGGACACCAATATAGCCGTATCGCTGGTGGATGTCAGTAAAGTAGTGGCATGGAAGAACGGATTTTTTGTATTCAACAACATGAATCTGCCCGCTATTCTCCGGGAGATCTCACGATGGTATGATGTTGAAATCGTGTACAATGCACCACCCAATGGAAGGCTGTATGGTGGCGGCATCAGCAGGAAAAAGAGCCTGTCCGGTATATTACGTTTCCTGGAAGCAGGAGGAACCAATCATTTCAGGATCGAAGGCAGGCAGGTAATTGTAATGCCTTAA